In Ostrea edulis chromosome 4, xbOstEdul1.1, whole genome shotgun sequence, a single window of DNA contains:
- the LOC125669022 gene encoding craniofacial development protein 2-like — protein sequence MTRKPRKLFSPKHPTRIACWNIRTLYQSGKCVQVAKEMDRYNIEILGLSEVRWNTSGITTISTGHTIVYSGNPNINDPHEKEVGFLLNRTSKKALLEWNPVSQRIITARFDTKFQKTTIIQVYAPTNEAEESEKDDFYNALQSTVDKTPKRDILIIMGDLNAKVGSDRVGRETEIGTHGIGNMNENGELFADFCAVNKLMIGGTFFPHKTCHKITWVSPAGNAENQIDHIAISHRWRSSLQDVRNKRGADANGYHQTKAAIKEKNRTKEEKVKCCKTKGTLYKTKLPNNLTKQILCFIDRRGRP from the coding sequence ATGACGCGAAAGCCGAGAAAGTTGTTCTCACCAAAACATCCAACAAGAATTGCGTGCTGGAACATCCGCACGCTATATCAAAGTGGTAAGTGTGTCCAAGTAGCTAAAGAAATGGATAGATACAACATTGAAATACTAGGCTTAAGTGAAGTTAGATGGAACACATCTGGTATAACAACAATAAGCACAGGGCACACCATCGTATATTCGGGAAATCCAAACATAAATGATCCACATGAGAAAGAAGTTGGATTTTTACTCAACAGAACATCAAAGAAAGCACTGTTAGAGTGGAATCCTGTTTCACAAAGAATAATTACAGCAAGATTCGACACAAAATTCCAGAAAACCACCATCATACAAGTCTATGCTCCAACTAATGAGGCTGAAGAATCTGAAAAGGATGATTTCTACAATGCATTGCAATCCACAGTAGATAAAACACCAAAGCGTGACATCCTTATCATCATGGGTGACCTAAATGCAAAGGTAGGATCAGATAGAGTAGGGAGGGAGACAGAGATTGGAACACATGGAATAGGAAATATGAACGAAAATGGAGAGTTATTTGCAGACTTCTGTGCAgtcaataaattaatgataGGAGGAACATTCTTCCCACACAAAACATGCCACAAGATCACATGGGTATCACCAGCAGGAAATGCAGAGAACCAAATAGACCACATTGCTATATCACACAGATGGAGATCATCACTGCAAGATGTTAGAAACAAAAGAGGTGCCGATGCTAATGGCTACCATCAAACTAAAGCTGCTATCAAAGAAAAAAACAGAACCAAAGAGGAAAAAGTTAAATGTTGCAAAACTAAAGGAACCCtctacaaaacaaaactacCAAATAACCTTACAAAACAGATTCTCTGTTTTATCGATCGAAGAGGAAGACCATGA
- the LOC125671039 gene encoding uncharacterized protein LOC125671039 produces MFCMECGVKLDSKSNFCGNCGTKCTKVPSASQETDPGTEVLPSDVEETLSQGTKESLAKLKEKYGFGHVGRNSKLSKKRNCEIKELVIHVMDKNKKALKRAFPGEEGLTGCVKISTNPGQTTRDWMTSPREHFKGNIEFVPYVMGRSGLERMNEDATLLELESVKVPKKPLKVYAMAKGKGTSQEVLCFWSKFH; encoded by the exons ATGTTTTGTATGGAATGTGGTGTGAAGCTTGACTCAAAGTCAAACTTTTGTGGTAATTGTGGTACAAAATGTACCAAGGTACCTTCGGCCTCCCAAGAAACAGATCCTG GTACTGAAGTTCTCCCATCTGATGTCGAGGAAACTCTGTCCCAAG GTACAAAAGAAAGCTTAGCAAAACTGAAGGAGAAGTATGGTTTTGGGCATGTGGGAAGAAATTCGAAACTGTCCAAAAAGagaaattgtgaaataaaa GAATTGGTAATCCATGTTATGGATAAAAACAAGAAAGCTCTTAAAAGAGCTTTTCCCGGTGAAGAGGGTTTGACAGGATGTGTGAAGATCTCGACCAACCCTGGGCAAACTACTCGGGACTGGATGACATCCCCGAGAGAGCATTTTAAAGGGAATATAGAGTTTGTTCCCTATGTGATGGGCAGAAGTGGATTAGAACGAATGAATGAGGATGCTACGTTATTGGAACTGGAGAGTGTGAAAGTGCCAAAGAAACCTCTGAAGGTTTATGCCATGGCCAAGGGAAAAGGTACCTCACAGGAAGTTCTTTGTTTTTGGTCAAAATTCCATTAA
- the LOC125671018 gene encoding acetylcholine receptor subunit alpha-like, whose translation MMGFFKITWMVVLYAMFNLPASKCTLTSTTVKSYLTDLQNSYSKNIFPKYSNYEQVSVMMGLQLISINGFDEVSGILELVAKLKISWTDENLQRLYTPTYSSITEILVPQDEVWLPTITVYNSVESLKMVGDSSYHVRILPAIGWIQWIPGLITKTSCSVDATYFPFDKQTCDITFTNWGYKESEVHLYSRDEVIDLSLFTQNEQWSLAGSKISNFSKGDNSFITFSITLERQPTWFVLNMVLPIILIGLLTGLVFLMPVDDGERVGYIITAFLTFAFFLDMISSNLPHTSNPMALVVYYLTVMVYLSSASTIVTIMTLRIYEKSTDVPRWLKILVAIILARYCCPKKQISDEEMAGWAAPEKKEQSKRPDVFAPTDNITYRLVALALDILFFVVFILVNMICTIVFLAPLSSNGS comes from the coding sequence ATGATGGGATTTTTCAAGATAACATGGATGGTGGTATTATATGCAATGTTTAATCTACCAGCTTCGAAGTGTACTTTAACAAGTACAACAGTGAAATCGTATCTTACAGATTTGCAGAACTCCTACTcgaaaaacattttcccaaagtACAGTAATTACGAACAAGTTTCTGTGATGATGGGACTTCAATTGATTTCTATCAATGGATTCGACGAGGTTTCTGGTATTCTTGAACTTGTTGCCAAGTTGAAAATATCTTGGACTGATGAAAATTTACAAAGATTATACACTCCGACGTATTCTTCCATAACTGAAATCTTGGTCCCACAAGACGAGGTATGGCTGCCAACAATTACTGTGTACAATTCCGTAGAGTCGTTAAAGATGGTAGGGGACTCCTCTTACCATGTTCGAATCCTTCCAGCGATTGGCTGGATTCAGTGGATACCCGGATTGATAACGAAAACCAGTTGTTCCGTCGATGCTACTTATTTTCCGTTTGATAAACAGACCTGTGATATAACCTTTACCAACTGGGGATACAAGGAGTCAGAAGTTCATCTTTATTCAAGAGACGAAGTGATCGACTTAAGTTTATTTACACAAAATGAGCAGTGGTCACTAGCAGGATCCAAGATATCCAATTTTTCAAAGGGAGACAATTCTTTCATTACTTTTTCAATAACACTTGAACGACAGCCAACATGGTTTGTTCTTAACATGGTATTACCCATCATTCTCATCGGCCTGTTGACGGGTCTTGTCTTTCTAATGCCAGTTGATGATGGAGAGAGGGTAGGATATATCATCACAGCATTTCTTACTTTCGCCTTCTTCCTTGACATGATTTCCTCAAACTTACCGCACACTTCGAACCCAATGGCACTAGTGGTATATTACCTCACAGTCATGGTTTACCTGTCTTCTGCATCTACCATAGTTACCATAATGACACTAAGAATCTATGAAAAGTCAACTGATGTTCCACGATGGTTGAAAATTCTTGTAGCTATAATTTTAGCAAGATACTGTTGTCCGAAAAAACAGATTTCTGATGAGGAGATGGCGGGCTGGGCTGCACCAGAGAAGAAAGAGCAGAGCAAAAGGCCTGATGTGTTCGCCCCGACTGATAACATAACATATCGTTTGGTTGCACTGGCATTAGATATTCTTTTCtttgttgtgtttattttaGTAAACATGATATGCACTATTGTTTTCTTAGCCCCCCTTTCAAGCAACGGTTCATAA